The following proteins are encoded in a genomic region of Herminiimonas arsenicoxydans:
- a CDS encoding Hypothetical protein (Evidence 5 : No homology to any previously reported sequences) has protein sequence MITINENLIKKPTPAQKQAALEAMIQQRLDTFARSVNFDNLASACLTGLQPVGTYRQAEGAAFIKLRYETWQKAAEIRDAFRAGGPEPTWAEVEAQLPVYPITP, from the coding sequence ATGATTACGATCAATGAAAACCTAATCAAGAAGCCTACACCGGCGCAAAAACAAGCTGCACTAGAAGCCATGATTCAACAACGGCTTGACACATTTGCTCGATCGGTCAATTTCGACAATCTCGCTAGTGCGTGTCTTACAGGTCTTCAGCCAGTTGGAACATATAGGCAGGCTGAAGGCGCAGCATTTATTAAGCTGCGTTACGAGACATGGCAGAAAGCAGCAGAGATACGCGATGCCTTCCGTGCGGGCGGACCTGAGCCTACGTGGGCAGAGGTAGAGGCGCAGTTGCCTGTTTATCCGATTACACCATAG